In Streptomyces sp. DG2A-72, one genomic interval encodes:
- a CDS encoding metalloregulator ArsR/SmtB family transcription factor: MSARMHLSPAHHAHPRTPGEEQFALAAEILALLGDRTRLTLLHALRAGEADVTTLTEACGAARPAVSQHLARLRLAGLVNTRKEGRRVIYSLRDGHLRRLVDEALNVADHRLSDRPVHD, from the coding sequence ATGAGCGCACGCATGCACCTGTCACCTGCGCACCATGCGCATCCGCGCACCCCCGGCGAGGAACAGTTCGCACTCGCCGCCGAGATCCTGGCGCTGCTCGGCGACCGCACCCGGCTCACGCTGCTGCACGCCCTCAGGGCGGGGGAGGCCGACGTCACGACGCTGACGGAGGCGTGCGGGGCGGCGCGGCCGGCGGTGAGCCAGCACCTGGCCAGGCTGCGGCTGGCGGGGCTGGTGAACACGCGGAAGGAGGGGCGCCGGGTGATCTACTCGCTGCGTGACGGCCATCTGCGCCGGCTCGTGGACGAGGCGCTGAACGTGGCCGACCACCGGCTCAGCGACCGGCCCGTGCACGACTGA
- a CDS encoding EamA family transporter, which yields MTAFFALASSLLWGLADFGGGLLTRRTPALTVVVVSQTIAAAVLGVIVVVTGAWSEAGPRLWFAIAAGLVGPVALLCFYKALALGPMGVVSPLGTLGVAVPVGVGLFLGERPGLVQVAGVAVAVLGVVLAGGPQLRGAPVQRQAILLTLIAALGFGAVFALIAEASTTVTGLFLALFVQRVTNVAAGGLALYASVKKGAAAVPEGGFLWASLPALAFVGLADVAANGTYSIAAQHGPVTVAAVLASLYPVVTALAARGFLSERLRTIQAAGAGLALVGTLLLATG from the coding sequence GTGACAGCATTCTTCGCCCTGGCCAGCAGCCTGTTGTGGGGGCTGGCCGACTTCGGCGGCGGACTGCTGACCCGGCGCACCCCGGCGCTCACCGTGGTCGTCGTCTCGCAGACGATCGCGGCTGCGGTACTCGGCGTGATCGTGGTGGTCACGGGCGCCTGGAGCGAGGCCGGTCCACGGCTGTGGTTCGCGATCGCGGCCGGGCTCGTCGGGCCGGTCGCCCTCCTCTGCTTCTACAAGGCACTGGCGCTCGGGCCGATGGGCGTGGTCTCCCCGCTCGGCACGCTGGGCGTCGCCGTCCCGGTCGGTGTCGGGCTCTTCCTGGGTGAGCGGCCCGGCCTGGTGCAGGTCGCGGGGGTAGCGGTCGCCGTCCTCGGTGTCGTCCTCGCGGGCGGACCACAGCTCAGGGGCGCGCCGGTGCAGCGCCAGGCCATCCTGCTCACGCTGATCGCGGCGTTGGGCTTCGGCGCGGTGTTCGCGCTGATCGCGGAGGCGTCGACGACCGTCACGGGTCTCTTCCTCGCCCTCTTCGTGCAGCGCGTGACGAACGTGGCGGCGGGCGGCCTCGCGCTCTACGCCTCCGTGAAGAAGGGCGCCGCGGCCGTCCCGGAGGGCGGCTTCCTGTGGGCCTCGCTGCCCGCGCTGGCCTTCGTCGGACTGGCGGACGTCGCGGCGAACGGCACCTACTCGATCGCCGCCCAGCACGGCCCGGTCACCGTGGCCGCGGTACTCGCCTCGCTCTACCCGGTGGTGACCGCCCTGGCCGCACGCGGCTTCCTCAGCGAACGGCTGCGCACGATCCAGGCGGCCGGCGCGGGCCTCGCCCTGGTCGGCACGCTGCTGCTGGCGACGGGCTGA
- a CDS encoding cation diffusion facilitator family transporter produces MSDGHHHEHHGTPHSHSHSLRHRLTHLLTPHSHETADKLDSALESSARGMRALWVSLAVLGVTALAQAVVVAVSGSVALLGDTVHNTADALTAVPLGIAFVLGRRAATRRFTYGYGRAEDLAGIAIVLTIAASAAFAGWTAIERLIDPRPVEHIPAVAVAALVGFAGNEWVARYRIRVGREIGSAALVADGLHARTDGFTSLAVLLGAGGAALGWQLADPIVGLAITAAITLVLRDAAREVFRRVMDAVDPALVDRAEQALREVPGVREVGELRLRWIGHRLRAEVAVVVDGDSTVRQAHAVAVNAEHALLHAIPRLTAALVHADPAPVPGEADPHLTLAHHT; encoded by the coding sequence GTGAGCGACGGGCACCACCACGAACACCACGGCACCCCCCACAGTCACAGTCACTCCCTCCGCCACCGCCTGACCCACCTCCTCACCCCCCACTCCCACGAGACCGCCGACAAGCTCGACTCCGCCCTGGAATCCTCCGCACGCGGCATGCGGGCGCTGTGGGTCTCGCTCGCGGTGCTGGGGGTGACGGCGCTGGCGCAGGCAGTCGTTGTGGCAGTGTCCGGCTCGGTCGCGCTGCTCGGCGACACGGTGCACAACACCGCGGACGCGCTGACCGCCGTACCGCTCGGGATCGCGTTCGTGCTGGGCCGGCGTGCGGCTACGCGGCGGTTCACCTACGGCTATGGACGCGCCGAGGATCTGGCGGGTATCGCGATCGTGCTGACGATCGCCGCGTCCGCGGCCTTCGCGGGGTGGACGGCGATCGAGCGGCTGATCGACCCACGCCCCGTCGAGCACATTCCGGCGGTCGCCGTGGCCGCCCTCGTCGGCTTCGCGGGCAACGAGTGGGTGGCCCGCTACCGGATCAGGGTCGGGCGGGAGATCGGCTCGGCCGCACTGGTCGCGGACGGGCTGCATGCCCGTACGGACGGATTCACGTCACTGGCAGTGCTGTTGGGTGCCGGGGGCGCCGCGTTGGGCTGGCAACTCGCCGACCCGATCGTGGGGTTGGCGATCACGGCCGCGATCACGCTGGTGCTGCGCGACGCGGCACGGGAGGTGTTCCGGCGCGTGATGGACGCCGTCGACCCGGCCCTGGTGGACCGGGCCGAGCAGGCGCTGCGGGAGGTGCCGGGGGTGCGTGAGGTGGGTGAGCTGCGGCTGCGCTGGATCGGGCATCGGCTGCGCGCCGAGGTGGCGGTCGTCGTGGACGGGGATTCGACGGTACGTCAAGCGCATGCCGTCGCCGTGAATGCCGAACACGCGCTGCTGCACGCGATTCCGCGGCTCACCGCGGCCCTGGTGCACGCCGATCCGGCGCCGGTCCCGGGCGAGGCGGATCCGCATCTGACACTGGCCCACCACACCTGA
- a CDS encoding XRE family transcriptional regulator, with protein sequence MSDLDLLTQSLARNVKHWRSVRGYTLDVLAGRSGVSRGMLIQIEQARTNPSLGTVVKIGDALGISITTLLDYGQGPKVRIVPAEQAVRLWHTDAGSYNLLLAGAEAPGPLEMWQWLLMPGESSPSDPHPTGTVELLHVTEGELTLTVDGVEYRVPAGSSASFEANTPHVYGNTGDAPMRMVMAVSVPPVH encoded by the coding sequence GTGTCGGACCTCGACCTGCTGACCCAATCCCTGGCGCGCAACGTCAAGCACTGGCGATCGGTGCGCGGCTACACGCTGGACGTGCTCGCCGGCCGGTCCGGCGTCAGCCGCGGCATGCTCATCCAGATCGAGCAGGCCCGCACCAATCCCAGCCTCGGCACGGTCGTCAAGATCGGCGACGCCCTCGGGATCAGCATCACCACCCTCCTCGACTACGGGCAGGGCCCGAAGGTCCGTATCGTCCCCGCCGAGCAGGCCGTACGGCTGTGGCACACCGACGCCGGCAGCTACAACCTCCTCCTCGCGGGCGCCGAGGCCCCCGGCCCGCTGGAGATGTGGCAGTGGCTCCTGATGCCGGGCGAGAGCAGCCCCTCGGATCCGCACCCCACCGGCACGGTCGAGCTTCTGCACGTCACGGAAGGCGAACTCACTCTCACGGTCGACGGCGTGGAGTACCGGGTCCCGGCCGGCTCGAGCGCCTCCTTCGAGGCCAACACCCCGCACGTGTACGGCAATACGGGCGACGCGCCGATGCGTATGGTCATGGCGGTCTCGGTCCCGCCCGTGCACTGA
- a CDS encoding gamma carbonic anhydrase family protein, with the protein MTHKALIKGIGGREPKIDMEAFVAPTSTVIGDVTLEAGASVWYGAVVRGDVERISVGVQSNIQDNCTLHADPGFPVSIGARVSVGHNAVVHGASVEDDCLIGMGATVLNGAVIGAGSLVAAQALVPQGMRVPPGSLVAGVPAKVKRELTEEERQGVTLNGTMYAELATAHREEHGG; encoded by the coding sequence ATGACGCACAAAGCGCTGATCAAGGGCATCGGCGGCAGGGAGCCGAAGATCGACATGGAGGCTTTCGTGGCGCCCACGTCCACGGTGATCGGGGATGTGACGCTGGAGGCTGGGGCGAGCGTCTGGTACGGCGCGGTGGTGCGCGGTGACGTGGAGCGGATCTCTGTCGGGGTTCAGAGCAATATCCAGGACAACTGCACGTTGCATGCCGACCCCGGTTTCCCTGTGAGCATCGGTGCGCGGGTGTCCGTGGGGCACAACGCGGTGGTGCATGGGGCGAGCGTTGAGGACGACTGCCTGATCGGGATGGGGGCGACTGTGCTGAACGGTGCGGTGATCGGGGCGGGGTCTCTTGTTGCCGCGCAGGCGTTGGTGCCGCAGGGGATGCGGGTGCCGCCGGGTTCCTTGGTTGCGGGCGTTCCCGCGAAGGTGAAGCGGGAGTTGACTGAGGAAGAGCGTCAGGGGGTCACGCTCAACGGGACGATGTATGCGGAGTTGGCCACGGCACACCGGGAAGAGCACGGGGGCTAG
- a CDS encoding YbaK/EbsC family protein, protein MDAPIGHFDTAAPAPDSLDELTRPVADAVRHWSGSVPADQIVYVDTDPEWADTAVFVEHYGRELLEQSANCVVVAGKRGGESTLAACVVLSTARVDVNGVVRRQLGARKASFASMDTATGETGMEYGGITPIGLPTGWPVLVDSAVVDLPYVLVGSGRRRGKLLVPGKVFAELPGAVVLEGLGVPV, encoded by the coding sequence ATGGACGCACCCATCGGACACTTCGACACCGCCGCCCCGGCCCCCGACTCCCTCGACGAGCTGACCCGCCCGGTCGCCGACGCCGTACGCCACTGGAGCGGCAGCGTCCCCGCCGACCAGATCGTCTACGTCGACACCGACCCGGAGTGGGCCGACACCGCCGTCTTCGTGGAGCACTACGGCCGGGAGTTGCTGGAGCAGTCCGCGAACTGCGTGGTGGTCGCGGGCAAGCGCGGCGGCGAGAGCACGCTCGCCGCCTGTGTGGTCCTGTCCACCGCCCGGGTCGACGTCAACGGCGTCGTCCGCCGCCAACTCGGCGCGCGCAAGGCCTCGTTCGCGTCGATGGACACCGCGACCGGCGAGACCGGCATGGAGTACGGCGGCATCACCCCGATCGGACTGCCCACCGGCTGGCCGGTGTTGGTGGACTCCGCCGTCGTCGACCTGCCGTACGTCCTGGTCGGCAGCGGGCGCCGACGCGGCAAGCTGCTGGTGCCGGGGAAGGTGTTCGCCGAGCTCCCGGGAGCCGTGGTCCTGGAGGGGCTGGGCGTTCCGGTGTGA
- a CDS encoding 4-hydroxybenzoate 3-monooxygenase, with protein MTFAAPHPNSPAPQRFPVVIVGAGPAGLTLGNILRAASVDCVVLETETREFIERRPRAGVIEEWAVRGLERRGLAANLLERAQLHTECEFRFAGERFRFSYGELTGQHHFVYPQPLLVTDLVREYADVWGGAIRFGVRDVELHDLDSDRPSVSYLCPETGQRQVLHCDFVAGCDGARGVTRTVLPPDRTRIARHDYGIGWLALLAEAPQSADCVLFGMHPGGFAGHMARSPEVTRYYLECPPGDDPENWSHDRVWSELQARLGAAGAPPLTEGRLIEKRVLDMHNYVVEPMVFGRLFLAGDAAHLTAPIAAKGLNLALHDAFLLGDALVAHLTKGDGSGLDGYSATCVSRAWDYAEFSQWLSEVYHGTSSGDPYRAGTTRARLHRLFDSRLAAAAFAEGYLGLNTGS; from the coding sequence GTGACCTTCGCCGCCCCCCACCCCAACTCCCCCGCCCCGCAACGCTTTCCGGTCGTCATCGTGGGCGCCGGGCCCGCCGGGCTGACCCTCGGCAACATCCTGCGGGCCGCCTCCGTCGACTGTGTGGTCCTGGAGACCGAGACACGGGAGTTCATCGAGCGCCGGCCGCGGGCCGGAGTCATCGAGGAGTGGGCCGTACGCGGTCTGGAACGGCGCGGCCTCGCCGCGAACCTGCTGGAGCGCGCCCAGCTGCACACCGAGTGCGAGTTCCGCTTCGCCGGCGAGCGGTTCCGGTTCTCGTACGGCGAGCTGACGGGGCAGCATCACTTCGTCTATCCGCAGCCGTTGCTGGTGACGGACCTGGTGCGCGAGTACGCGGACGTGTGGGGCGGCGCCATCCGCTTCGGCGTGCGGGACGTCGAGTTGCACGACCTGGACTCGGACCGGCCGTCGGTGTCGTACCTCTGCCCGGAGACCGGTCAACGGCAGGTCCTGCACTGCGACTTCGTCGCGGGCTGCGACGGGGCGCGCGGAGTGACCCGGACGGTACTGCCGCCCGACCGGACCCGGATCGCGCGCCACGACTACGGCATCGGGTGGCTGGCGCTTCTCGCCGAGGCACCGCAGTCGGCGGACTGCGTGCTGTTCGGCATGCATCCAGGCGGCTTCGCCGGACACATGGCCCGCAGCCCCGAGGTCACCCGCTACTACCTGGAGTGCCCGCCCGGCGACGACCCGGAGAACTGGTCGCACGACAGGGTCTGGTCCGAGCTGCAGGCGCGGCTCGGCGCGGCCGGCGCCCCGCCGCTCACCGAAGGGCGGCTGATCGAGAAGCGCGTCCTCGACATGCACAACTACGTCGTCGAGCCGATGGTGTTCGGGCGGCTGTTCCTGGCGGGCGACGCGGCCCACCTCACCGCACCGATCGCGGCGAAGGGCCTGAACCTCGCCCTGCACGACGCCTTCCTGCTCGGCGACGCGCTCGTCGCCCACCTCACGAAGGGCGACGGCAGCGGCCTTGACGGCTATTCGGCGACCTGCGTGAGCCGTGCCTGGGACTACGCGGAGTTCTCGCAGTGGCTCTCCGAGGTCTACCACGGCACCTCGTCCGGCGACCCGTACCGCGCGGGCACCACCCGCGCCCGGCTGCACCGCCTCTTCGACTCACGCCTGGCGGCTGCGGCGTTCGCGGAGGGCTACCTGGGGCTGAACACCGGCAGCTGA
- a CDS encoding acyltransferase has translation MLKRKNTFSSWRRSLTQRAVHAGWAWAQRTGSVTAESPGRFHFGAIGEATRLAFPLGTVFGEPWIHLGSHCIVGEQVTLTAGLMPDLDLGPEPILRIGDGVVLGRGSHVIADTTVTIGSDCYFGPYVYVTSTNHSYDDPHQPIGKQWPRMEPVEIGPGCWIGTGAVILPGARIGRNVVVAAGAVVRGVVPDHAVVAGAPARVVRRWTPGEGWQPPLRTPAPVPIPDGVTPEQLLALGELDEEAAARLAQLDAEA, from the coding sequence GTGCTCAAGCGCAAGAACACGTTCTCGTCCTGGCGGCGCAGCCTCACGCAGCGCGCCGTCCACGCGGGCTGGGCCTGGGCGCAGCGCACGGGTTCGGTGACGGCCGAGAGCCCCGGCCGGTTCCACTTCGGCGCGATCGGCGAAGCCACCCGCCTCGCCTTCCCGCTCGGCACGGTCTTCGGCGAACCCTGGATCCACCTCGGCTCCCACTGCATCGTCGGCGAGCAGGTGACCCTGACCGCCGGTCTGATGCCCGACCTGGACCTCGGCCCGGAGCCGATCCTGCGCATAGGCGACGGAGTGGTCCTGGGCCGTGGCAGCCATGTCATCGCCGACACGACGGTCACCATCGGCAGCGACTGCTACTTCGGGCCGTACGTCTATGTCACGTCCACGAACCACTCCTACGACGATCCACACCAGCCCATCGGCAAGCAGTGGCCGCGGATGGAGCCGGTGGAGATCGGTCCGGGCTGCTGGATCGGCACCGGCGCGGTGATCCTGCCCGGCGCCCGGATCGGCCGGAACGTCGTGGTGGCGGCGGGGGCGGTCGTACGAGGCGTGGTGCCCGACCATGCCGTGGTGGCGGGCGCGCCCGCCCGGGTCGTACGACGCTGGACTCCCGGCGAGGGCTGGCAGCCGCCGCTGAGGACCCCGGCGCCCGTGCCGATTCCGGACGGGGTCACGCCGGAGCAGTTGCTGGCGCTGGGGGAGTTGGACGAGGAGGCCGCGGCCAGGCTCGCGCAGCTGGACGCCGAGGCCTGA